One stretch of Harmonia axyridis chromosome 1, icHarAxyr1.1, whole genome shotgun sequence DNA includes these proteins:
- the LOC123688755 gene encoding probable cytochrome P450 6d5 yields the protein MLSLLTLGFLILTCLYLINKWLRGKFSFWSERGVITPPVNLGWGNYQEVILQKKSFSQALHEFYKLFKAKGVLHGGLYSFTSPIYMPVDINIVKNIMQNDFDHFVDRGFYVNQEDDPLSANLFTLEENKWRYLRSKLTPAFSSAKLKMMYETLLKCTKDLEDALEEYDGKYLDVKEFIARFTINVIGSCAFGIECNCLKEPNNEFRLNGSTFFNRTFFENVKLYFSDVFPGIMKKLHVRVCRPSTIKFFERLTRETIEYREENNIIRKDFMHLLIQLKNSGKLIESEEVGNIGKSENGETISFADLVGQAYVFFLAGYETPSNTISFTLYFLSVFKEVQEKCRKEIKTVLDKYGGKLTYQAVIELHYLESVINESMRYYPPVHVLNRVCTKDYQVPGSDLLLRKGQKVLIPVLGIQRDEEYYPDPDTFNPERFSDENSTGRNPATFLPFGIGPRNCIGLRFGMVQVKTTIVSIIDNYEISLNKKTKYPLEFDTGHPLTLSPKGGIWLNLKKIEK from the exons atGCTTTCCTTATTAACACTGGGTTTCCTGATCTTGACGTGCTTATACCTTATCAATAAATGGTTGagaggaaaattttcattttggagCGAAAGGGGCGTAATAACACCACCAGTAAACCTAGGTTGGGGCAACTATCAAGAGGTCATACTCCAGAAGAAAAGCTTCAGTCAAGCCTTGCATGAATTCTACAAGTTATTCAAAGCCAAGGGGGTCCTTCATGGAGGACTTTACTCCTTTACATCTCCTATTTATATGCCAGTGGACATAAATATCGTCAAAAACATAATGCAGAACGACTTCGATCATTTTGTAGATAGAGGTTTCTACGTCAATCAAGAAGACGATCCTCTTAGTGCCAATCTTTTCACTCTAGAGGAAAACAAGTGGAGATATTTGAGATCCAAATTGACACCTGCTTTCAGTTCTGCAAAGTTGAAGATGATGTACGAAACCTTGCTGAAGTGTACCAAAGATCTGGAAGATGCGCTTGAAGAATATGATGGAAAATACCTGGatgtgaaagaatttattgCAAGATTTACCATTAATGTTATCGGAAGCTGCGCTTTTGGCATTGAATGTAACTGTTTGAAGGAACCCAACAACGAATTCAGATTGAATG GATCTACATTTTTTAACAGGACCTTCTTCGAGAATGTGAAACTTTATTTCAGCGATGTGTTTCCtggaattatgaaaaaattacaCGTACGCGTCTGTAGACCCAGTACTATCAAATTCTTCGAGCGTTTAACTCGAGAAACCATAGAATACAGGGAGGAGAACAATATTATTCGGAAAGACTTCATGCATCTACTAATACAGCTGAAGAATAGCGGCAAACTAATAGAGAGCGAAGAAGTTGGAAATATTGGAAAGTCTGAGAATGGCGAGACGATTTCTTTCGCTGATCTCGTTGGTCAAGCATACGTTTTTTTCCTGGCTGGTTATGAAACTCCTTCAAATACTATAAGCTTCACCCTCTACTTCTTATCGGTGTTCAAGGAGGTACAGGAGAAATGTCGGAAAGAAATTAAGACTGTACTAGACAAATATGGAGGAAAATTAACGTATCAAGCTGTTATAGAGTTGCATTATTTGGAAAGCGTTATTAATG AAAGTATGAGATATTATCCACCGGTACACGTGCTGAATAGGGTATGCACGAAAGACTACCAAGTGCCAGGTTCTGATTTGTTGCTAAGAAAAGGACAGAAAGTATTGATTCCGGTACTGGGAATTCAAAGAGACGAAGAATATTATCCAGATCCTGATACCTTCAACCCAGAGAGATTTTCTGATGAGAATTCAACAGGAAGAAACCCTGCTACTTTTTTGCCATTTGGTATAGGCCCAAGAAATTGCATAG gTCTCCGATTTGGAATGGTTCAAGTGAAAACTACAATTGTCAGTATAATTGATAACTATGAAATATCGTTGAACAAAAAGACCAAATATCCCCTAGAATTCGATACAGGACATCCACTAACACTCAGCCCTAAAGGAGGTATTtggttgaatttgaagaaaattgaaaaatga
- the LOC123689087 gene encoding probable cytochrome P450 6a13, giving the protein MTFATTISIIIILLGLLVTLMKRKYTFWKNRNVQTPPFKFGWGNFQDPILQRRCFSDTLKDFYRFFKSRQLQHGGLYSFIFPVYVPIDLDIIKSILLVDFDHFAHRGFYMNEVDDPLSATIFALNEDKWRWVRAKFSPAFSPAKLKVMFDSIMRCGEEFADTIGEVCNEAVDITEVNGGYTMNIIGQCAFGIECNSLKEPKNEYIVNGTAFFERSLLENIKIQLTEIVPELMKKLHISITRPSVTDFYKRLTFQAMEYREKNKIVNNDLLDLLIKMKNMNESNDDVDSIDKTCAKKLPFGEIVGLAYSMFLASFETTSIAISFTLYLLASHRDIQEKARDEVIRVMKKYNGKLTYESMSEFVYLDMVIDESMRLYPPVHHLYRMCTKDYKVPGTDLILRKGQKVFVPVIGIHHDEEYYPDPEKFDPERFSTENSNDRNPITFMPFGIGPKYCLAQRFGLLQVKIALIMVLQRFEMSTNEKTKNPLEFSTGNHITLFPKDGIWLNMKKIIE; this is encoded by the exons ATGACTTTTGCTACAACGATTTCGATAATCATCATTCTGCTGGGACTACTTGTGACATTGATGAAACGCAAATATACATTCTGGAAAAACAGAAACGTACAAACACCTCCCTTCAAATTTGGATGGGGTAATTTCCAAGATCCAATTCTTCAGAGAAGATGTTTCTCTGACACACTGAAGGATTTCTATCGTTTCTTCAAGTCCAGGCAACTTCAACATGGTGGCCTTTACAGCTTTATATTCCCAGTTTACGTACCAATCGATTTGGACATAATAAAATCCATCCTTCTGGTCGATTTCGATCATTTTGCACACAGAGGATTCTACATGAACGAAGTCGATGATCCGTTGAGCGCTACGATTTTTGCTTTGAACGAAGACAAGTGGCGATGGGTTAGAGCAAAGTTCAGCCCTGCATTTAGTCCTGCAAAGCTGAAGGTGATGTTTGACAGCATTATGAGATGTGGAGAAGAATTTGCAGATACAATTGGAGAGGTATGTAACGAAGCTGTGGATATCACCGAGGTCAACGGAGGTTACACTATGAATATTATTGGACAATGCGCCTTTGGCATCGAATGCAACTCTTTGAAGGAACCTAAAAATGAGTACATCGTCAATG GAACTGCTTTCTTCGAGAGATCTTTACTGGAAAACATTAAAATTCAACTGACAGAAATAGTCCCTGAACTGATGAAGAAGCTGCACATATCTATTACTCGTCCAAGCGTTACTGATTTTTATAAGCGTCTTACCTTTCAAGCCATGGAATATAGAGAGAAGAACAAAATAGTTAACAACGATTTATTAGATTTATTGATAAAGATGAAGAACATGAATGAATCCAATGATGATGTTGACAGCATAGATAAAACTTGTGCAAAAAAATTACCTTTTGGTGAAATTGTTGGTTTAGCATATTCGATGTTTTTAGCAAGTTTTGAAACAACGTCTATAGCTATTTCTTTCACCCTGTACCTTCTAGCTTCACACAGAGATATCCAAGAGAAAGCTAGGGATGAAGTGATTCgagtaatgaaaaaatataatggaAAACTGACGTATGAATCGATGTCTGAATTTGTGTATCTAGACATGGTTATAGATG AAAGTATGAGGTTATACCCTCCAGTACACCATTTATATAGAATGTGTACAAAAGATTACAAAGTACCCGGCACCGATCTTATCCTGAGAAAAGGACAGAAAGTATTCGTACCTGTTATAGGTATACACCATGATGAAGAGTATTATCCTGATCCTGAAAAATTCGATCCTGAAAGATTTTCtactgaaaattcaaatgatagaaATCCAATAACGTTTATGCCTTTTGGGATAGGGCCAAAATACTGCCTAG CCCAACGTTTCGGATTACTTCAAGTCAAGATTGCACTAATAATGGTACTGCAGAGATTCGAAATGTCCACTaacgaaaaaacaaaaaatccacTGGAATTCAGCACTGGAAACCATATCACATTGTTTCCCAAAGATGGAATTTGGTTGAACATGAAGAAAATCATTGAATGA